One genomic window of Actinoalloteichus hoggarensis includes the following:
- a CDS encoding GuaB3 family IMP dehydrogenase-related protein produces the protein MRDQVEIGRGRTAMRAYDLDDVEIVPSRRTRSSKDVSLSWQIDAYRFGIPLVTHPTDAIVSPATAVRVGELGGLAVLNAEGLWARHSDVEDVMFRLVTAAEDDDDPAAAVRLLQELHAAPIRLDLLSQSIKEIRESGSHVAVRVSPQHAEELTPDLLAAGVEILVLQGTIISAEHVARDGEPLNLKRFIAELDVPVIAGGVGDYRTAMHLMRTGAAGVIVGFGHATSTTTTEVLGIGVPMATAIADAASARRDYLDETGGRYVHVLADGGISTSGDIAKAIACGADAVMLGEPLALASEAPAQGYYWTSAAAHPSLPRSEIFPVPSTDYDLETLLFGPSSDPLGTVNLFGALRRAMAKTGYSDLKEFQKVGLTVRR, from the coding sequence GTGCGGGATCAGGTGGAGATCGGTAGAGGACGCACCGCGATGCGTGCCTACGACCTCGACGACGTGGAGATCGTGCCGTCACGTCGCACGCGCTCCTCGAAAGACGTGTCGTTGAGCTGGCAGATCGACGCCTACCGCTTCGGCATCCCGCTGGTGACCCACCCGACGGACGCCATCGTCTCGCCTGCCACCGCCGTGCGCGTCGGCGAGCTGGGCGGCCTGGCCGTCCTGAACGCCGAGGGACTCTGGGCTCGCCACTCCGACGTCGAGGACGTCATGTTCCGGCTGGTCACCGCCGCCGAGGACGACGACGATCCCGCCGCGGCGGTGCGGCTGCTCCAAGAGCTGCACGCGGCGCCGATCCGGCTGGACCTGCTCTCCCAGTCGATCAAGGAGATCCGTGAGTCGGGGTCGCACGTAGCGGTGCGGGTCAGCCCGCAGCACGCCGAGGAGCTGACGCCGGACCTGCTGGCGGCGGGTGTCGAGATCCTGGTGCTCCAGGGCACGATCATCTCCGCCGAGCACGTCGCCAGAGACGGTGAGCCGCTCAACCTGAAGCGTTTCATCGCGGAGCTGGACGTGCCGGTGATCGCGGGCGGCGTCGGGGACTACCGGACGGCCATGCACCTGATGCGGACCGGCGCCGCGGGCGTGATCGTCGGGTTCGGCCACGCCACCAGCACCACGACCACGGAGGTCCTCGGCATCGGGGTGCCGATGGCCACCGCGATCGCCGACGCGGCCTCGGCCCGTCGCGACTATCTCGACGAGACCGGCGGCCGGTACGTGCACGTGCTCGCCGACGGCGGCATCAGCACCTCCGGCGACATCGCGAAGGCCATCGCCTGCGGTGCGGACGCGGTGATGCTCGGGGAGCCCCTCGCCCTGGCCAGCGAGGCACCCGCCCAGGGGTACTACTGGACGTCCGCCGCGGCCCACCCTTCCCTGCCGCGAAGCGAGATCTTCCCGGTGCCCAGCACCGACTACGACCTGGAGACGCTGCTCTTCGGCCCTTCCTCCGACCCGCTGGGCACGGTGAACCTCTTCGGCGCGCTGCGTCGCGCGATGGCCAAGACCGGCTACTCCGACCTGAAGGAGTTCCAGAAGGTGGGCCTCACCGTCCGCCGGTGA
- the guaB gene encoding IMP dehydrogenase translates to MLRDIESGLPAKFASLGLTFDDVLLLPAESDVIPSGVDTSASLSRNVRLRIPLLSSAMDTVTESRMAIAMARQGGMGVLHRNLPIEEQAAQVEVVKRSEAGMVTDPVTCSPEDSLSEVDALCARFRISGVPVTDPDGTLVGIITNRDMRFEVDFTRRVREVMTPAPLVSAQVGVTAEAALGLLRRHKIEKLPIVDGANKLRGLITVKDFVKTEKYPNATKDTDGRLLCGAAVGVGPEARERSMALAEAGVDVIIVDTAHGHSRAVVDMVALLKRELGDTVDVIGGNVATRAGAQALVDAGADGVKVGVGPGSICTTRVVAGVGVPQISAIYEADLACRPAGVPVIGDGGIQYSGDIAKAIAAGAGSVMLGSLLGGTAEAPGELVLVNGKQYKTYRGMGSLAAMSSRGPSKSYSKDRYFQDDVLSDEKLVPQGIEGRVPFRGPLAQVIHQLVGGLAAGMGFAGARTIAELQQAQLVRITAAGLKESHPHDITMTVEAPNYTTH, encoded by the coding sequence CCGCGAAGTTCGCCTCGCTCGGGCTCACCTTCGACGACGTGCTGCTGCTGCCCGCGGAGTCCGACGTGATTCCCAGCGGAGTCGACACGAGCGCATCGCTCTCCCGCAACGTCCGGCTGCGCATCCCGCTGCTGTCCTCGGCGATGGACACCGTCACCGAGTCGCGGATGGCGATCGCGATGGCGCGTCAGGGCGGGATGGGCGTGCTGCATCGCAACCTGCCCATCGAGGAGCAGGCCGCCCAGGTCGAGGTGGTGAAGCGTTCCGAGGCGGGAATGGTCACCGACCCGGTGACCTGCTCCCCGGAGGACTCCCTCTCCGAGGTGGACGCGCTGTGCGCCCGTTTCCGGATCTCCGGCGTCCCGGTGACCGATCCGGACGGCACGCTGGTGGGCATCATCACCAACCGCGACATGCGATTCGAGGTCGACTTCACTCGCCGGGTGCGTGAGGTGATGACCCCCGCGCCGCTGGTCAGCGCCCAGGTGGGCGTCACGGCCGAGGCCGCGCTGGGCCTGCTGCGCAGGCACAAGATCGAGAAGCTTCCGATCGTCGACGGCGCGAACAAGCTGCGCGGTCTGATCACCGTGAAGGACTTCGTCAAGACGGAGAAGTACCCGAACGCGACGAAGGACACCGACGGCAGGCTGCTCTGCGGTGCGGCCGTCGGCGTCGGTCCGGAGGCGCGCGAACGCTCGATGGCCCTCGCCGAGGCAGGCGTCGACGTGATCATCGTCGACACCGCGCACGGCCACTCGCGTGCCGTTGTCGACATGGTCGCGCTGCTCAAGCGGGAACTGGGCGACACCGTGGACGTCATCGGCGGCAACGTCGCGACCCGGGCCGGGGCGCAGGCCCTGGTGGACGCCGGGGCCGACGGCGTGAAGGTGGGCGTCGGGCCCGGCTCCATCTGCACCACCCGTGTCGTGGCGGGCGTCGGCGTTCCCCAGATCAGCGCCATCTACGAGGCGGACCTCGCCTGCCGTCCCGCAGGCGTCCCGGTGATCGGCGACGGCGGCATCCAGTACTCCGGCGACATCGCCAAGGCCATCGCCGCGGGTGCAGGCTCCGTGATGCTGGGCAGTCTGCTCGGCGGCACGGCCGAGGCACCGGGCGAGCTGGTGCTGGTCAACGGCAAGCAGTACAAGACCTACCGGGGCATGGGCTCCCTGGCGGCGATGAGTTCACGTGGTCCGTCCAAGTCCTACTCCAAGGACCGCTACTTCCAGGACGACGTGCTCTCGGACGAGAAGCTCGTTCCGCAGGGCATCGAGGGCCGAGTGCCGTTCCGGGGCCCGCTCGCGCAGGTGATCCACCAGCTCGTCGGCGGACTCGCGGCGGGCATGGGCTTCGCGGGCGCCCGCACCATCGCGGAGCTGCAGCAGGCCCAGCTCGTGCGGATCACCGCCGCCGGGCTCAAGGAGAGCCACCCTCACGACATCACCATGACGGTGGAGGCGCCGAACTACACCACGCACTGA